GCATTACAACAGCAtgacttcatagtaaaagagtgcaggtgctaaactggcctgcctgcctcccattgaatatgtgtggtgcattatgaagtgcaaaatacgataaCAGAgatccaaactgttgagcaactgaaatcgtaTATCGAGCAAGCATGGGAAATAGTTTCACTTTCAAACCTTCAAAAATTTGTGTCCTCAGTTCACAAACACTTcctcagtgttgttaaaagaaaagatgtaacacagtggtaaacacgccccgtcccaactttttgtgggaagtattgcaggcatcaaattcagaatgagtgtatatttacattaAACAATAAACTTTATCAGTTTTAACatcaaatatcttgtctttgtattgaattcaattgaatatactgtaggttgaaaaggatttttagattattgcattctgtttttatttacccttttcacagtgtcccaacttttttggaatcgggattgtataaAAAAGACAAACGAATTTGATCTTAATTCTTTGATCCAAATCAGAGTTAGTTTAATTGTTAAGGACACAGTAAGTGTCGGTACCGCAGTGAGATTAATCTAACATGAATAAATGTGTTAATTagattttacattttaaaatgttATGCAGATTTATAAAAAAGCCGTGTAATTTATATACTTTCCTCAGGCAGGATAAAGCTGATTACATTTAAGGCACATTTTCcaattttatatacagtatatttatttTTCCAGCTTTGTAGTTCATAAACCGATCATGTCAATGGTTATTGCGTCACTTTCCTCCATCAGTAAATATTCAGATGATCCCAGAAGTCACAGAAATGATCTCTGTTTCCGTGCTGAAGGTGAGACTGCAGAGTTAAATTCAGAACTGGCCATCCCTCAGCAGGGGCGTATTTCGGCCACCGAGGGAGCCTCTGGTTCCTGCAGAAATGTGTGTGCTCTCTGTGGGAGTTCGGATCTCCGGAGTGAGCAAATGCCCCCCAGTAACACACCATCTGATTGGCTAGGTGACTCTCCCGAACCGTGAAGCTGAAGTTCGTCGCAGGAGCCGAGTCAAACAGGAACGGAAGCTCCGCCCCATGACAGACGTGATTGTAACAGAAAGTCAACCCTGCCCATATTTTGTGATCCGAAGGGGCGTGGTCAAATACGTACATCCACACGGCTCCGCCCATACTCATCGCAGAGCGAGCGGACCACCGAGCTGGACACAGGAAGACGAAATCCGTCACGATCTGAATCAGAAACAGAGACATGATGAGTGATTTACTTCAGTCATTTCTTCATGTTTGAGTGTCCAGGTAGCAGTTTGAGGATTTACTGAGTCTCACCTGAGACAGCATGGTCCGTTTGTCCACTTTATGGTAGACAGGGAGGTATTTTTGTAGAACTCTGAGCGTGTGCTGTTTGAAGATGGCGGTGGTGTAGACGATACACTCCAGCACTGACACTGAGCCATTGAAAGCTCCGTATACAAAGATCACACCCTCTTCGGATGTAGTTCCTGCAGGAATGCAAAGCTTAACTTCATTAAAACTCagtgagaaaataaaaaaatatacagaATGCAGAGGTTAGTGTAAATATTTAAAGCCTGGAGTCCACAACTTATTCACAACGTGGTGTAATATAATGCTGAATTCCAACATAATTTCAGTAAGAACTTCTCACCACAGCTCTGCTCTGCTCACTGCTCTTCTACTTGTCACTCAACTCTGAACATcacactgctttttttttaataaagagaTGATGAGGATAAAGTGTACTGCGTGTTACAGACCCATCAGAACAGGTTTATAACTCTGCCAGCGACCCTCCTGGAAAGCTGCAATCGGCTGCTCTGTGATCAGTTCTCTGTCCACGTGCGGCCCCCACGTCTCAAACATCTCCAGGAAACGGAACGGGTTGATGATTTTAGAACCTTCAGAAAATTAAAGGAGGTGAAACAGTGTGTTTCCATCATCTACACGTCTCCAGGACGGTTCTTTTGAAGGGTTCTTTAGGCACAACTCCACTGAGGTTCCATAACGCTCCAAGATTCAGAAACTCTCCATATGTATATAAACTAACATTCTGACAACAGGACATGAACACATTTATTCAGAAATCATTCTCAGGAGCATTTAGACCTTGACTGACTGTATAATTCAGATCGTATAACTGTCAGTGAGTAAACAGATTACAGTGCCACGTTTAAATGACTTATTTCAgttaattaatactttttgttattgTATGTCAATGACCTGAAAGAAAGTGATTCCAAAACAAATCCATAAaagacaaataataataataagctgaaGCCCCGTCCTGAAGGAGGACTCCACAGCTCGTGCTTCAGCACACTGCAGGAACCCGTGGCTGTTATGTAAGATGAAGCTGTAGGTGATGCAGAGTAAACATGCAACGGTGATATCATTTCAAATCCACATCAACATGACGAGCACGGAGGAGGCTGCGACTAAACATGGTGTTCTGTAACTTTAACTTTTAAAGTTTGGAGTTTTGAATTTTGCTGGCTTTGCTGAATCATCACAAATCAAAAAACACCCTTTAGGAACCACTTATTCATTAAACTCAGGTTtttaatatgtatgaaatttgggTTGAGCTAATGAATGGACGTTTTAGCTGGTAACTGCCTCCAGGATTTTAGCAAGAGTTTAACAGATTCCTCCAACTGCATTCCAGGATCTAAAATCTCCCCTTGTGGAAAAGTGGCTGAAGCTGTGTGAGTTCCTGGAAGTTCTTGGGTTCCTGCAGTGGAATTACAGAATGTGTGCACACCCGCGTGTGTACCTGCTAGGACCTGAGCCTTCAGGACGGTGTGTTTGCTGAGGGAACGAAGACACTGAAGGTCAGATGCTGAGCAATTCGTCTGTTTCACAAAGTTCCTGCCCAACTTCAAGGCATCCCACCTACAATATCACACTCATCACGTCACTGTCATTACAAAATCTGTGATTATGTAATAGTGCGTGGGTGtggatgtgcgtgtgtgtgtgtgtgtgtgtgtgtgtgtatgtaggtgGGTGTAGGTGTTACCTGCTTTTGAGGGGGATGGAGAAGGGCTGGCTCTGTATGGTAGCGTGTCTGAACAGCGTTTCACTGCTCTGCATCATCAAGtgtaaacacactgactgagCACCAGCACTCTCACCAAATAGagtcacctacacacacacacacacacacacacacacacacacacacacacacacacacgtactggagggatggatggagcaTTGTTCTACCAAAAGACATTCCttcaaaaaaaacccctaaattGTGGTTTTCATATCAGATCATTTTTactcatttatagttacatttaatgttgtggaatgtcagtgaaatgagcgagttcctgttgtcacttatgttacagcagctataaacagtcattccctctccagtctctctttattctctttcTTTAGCAAGACAAAAATAATTGCAGTTGGTTCCAtcgtgttcctgagaaactgtacagaagtgtaaactcctctgtcctgaagacgtcagaaaactgaaacctccagcttcacctctgactgttacacagcgctcacactggagactccttacagagaccacacacacacacacccctgtgaatgagctgttactatagaaaccataatgtattagaatgagagCATTAATGATAAATAAacctgcgctacagtcagagctgctgttagagagaattaatcaacaccttctgaccaatcagagacaTCACAGTGAATATACTGTAAAAGGGCTTCAGGAAAACCATGATAAATAGCACTGTGTTGCATGTTCATCAAGCACCACACACACCTTCATTGGGTCTCCACCAaatgcagcaatgtttttttggacCCAGTTCAGCGCCGCCTGCTGATCCAGGATTCCGTAATTTCCCACTGCAGATCTCTCAGGATCTTTTCCCGTCACCAGAAACCCAAATGCTCCTGTATAACACCGACAATTAAttacagataaataaatataaaacatcAGAACACCAGTGAAAACAGTGGATGGTGTCTCTCACGTGAGCAAAATAACATGTCTGGTTTGCACATAATGAAGAGCAATTTTGCTTTTTTTACCTTTAGTATGCAAAATAGTGGGTGGAGGCAATGCAAATTGATTCATTTATCACCTGTGACTTACTGCAGGCTGAACAGAGACTGTGTGTAAATGAATCCTCCTGAATGGCAGGGAATACATTTGCAAAAACCTGCTTCCAACAAATTACTGGATTTATAGTGTATTTGATTTCCATATCAATCTCAAAATCCTCATTTCAATATTGTTCCCTCCCACTAATTTGCATTAGACATCATTTACATGATTATGGTTTGTAAATCACCTGTAACACATCCCCTAACTCACTGCACACACAAATTATTACTCACCCAGGCGATATTCTACATTTACCACCACAGTGTTGCTATGGTTACTGATGAAGCGTCCATCGTACAGTGGTTTGGAGGCGGAGCCAGCAATGAAGTCGCCCCCATGGATCCACACCATGACAGGAAGGCGCACAGAGGTGTTCAGTGAGAGATCCACACTCACAGGAACATACACGTTCAGGTACAGACAGTCCTCACTCACCTGAACACACACCACGTGTCAAAACACTGTATCCATGGTAACGGGCAATTTTAGCAGAATTCAGTTTATTATTCTTCAATCACGTTATTGTTTGCTTTGTAAAGTGATTTCACTTTTTAAGAAAAAAAGGAAGACTCATTggcttaaaggtctgatgacacgtttttgacatctttggcgatgttttataacataaaaagtaattcccgattatccatatattaattcatgaaggcacctattttacaagttatgataaaaaacgcggctatttgggcaaatttg
The genomic region above belongs to Neoarius graeffei isolate fNeoGra1 chromosome 6, fNeoGra1.pri, whole genome shotgun sequence and contains:
- the si:dkey-30c15.17 gene encoding acetylcholinesterase; the encoded protein is MVRSSVAGVTLLMLVSMTTPDLVCGGQERGKDSRVTHSLFAHNEYYTPQTGGVRSMTFKKAPRNDILENNQYSVQIFEAEFPDVNPRPRNKPAVPDSNQLLVELSDDIGCNDIKCNDYSSDGTSRSGVELNRVMWDKVSDVAPESTEGPVVLTHSGPVRGLTLNKAHVFYGIPYAAPPVGPKRWSAPEPVSQWTKPYDATFPRPACMQACAWEFSEECPHKVSEDCLYLNVYVPVSVDLSLNTSVRLPVMVWIHGGDFIAGSASKPLYDGRFISNHSNTVVVNVEYRLGAFGFLVTGKDPERSAVGNYGILDQQAALNWVQKNIAAFGGDPMKVTLFGESAGAQSVCLHLMMQSSETLFRHATIQSQPFSIPLKSRWDALKLGRNFVKQTNCSASDLQCLRSLSKHTVLKAQVLAGSKIINPFRFLEMFETWGPHVDRELITEQPIAAFQEGRWQSYKPVLMGTTSEEGVIFVYGAFNGSVSVLECIVYTTAIFKQHTLRVLQKYLPVYHKVDKRTMLSQIVTDFVFLCPARWSARSAMSMGGAVWMYVFDHAPSDHKIWAGLTFCYNHVCHGAELPFLFDSAPATNFSFTVRESHLANQMVCYWGAFAHSGDPNSHREHTHFCRNQRLPRWPKYAPAEGWPVLNLTLQSHLQHGNRDHFCDFWDHLNIY